In Spinacia oleracea cultivar Varoflay chromosome 5, BTI_SOV_V1, whole genome shotgun sequence, a single window of DNA contains:
- the LOC110791386 gene encoding uncharacterized protein isoform X1, which translates to MNNILINKLFQFSLWLLLIMFFSTTITSGCSATASSWLLRHKIRHQLQDTYSSSTAMKATTRKDLEILYYPQTIDHFNYQPESYMTFKQKYMIYSKYWGGAKANSPIFVYLGDEQAMPDNQIDGLILPDFAAKLKALVVIIEHRFYGVSKPFGMSMEEIIKNATVRGYFNSAQAIADYAEVILDIKKRLNAHYSPVIVFGGSYGGMLASWFRLKYPHIALGALASSAPVLYFDDIISPDRGYFFVVTKDFKEASKSCYKTIQKSWAEIDKIGSNPNGLSYLSRLFNTCMQLQDTKTLKDYLENIYEVVAQYSNMKKSPSIICKGIDHQGKNGKNDILGRIYQGVVAYLNGTQHNCTNTNYFQQSLGETGVGYTWQTCSEMVMPIAPGTSKRSMFPPQAFNLQDFMQSCKSNYNVMPRPNWITTYYGGHDMKLVIERFGSNIIFSNGLKDPYSSAGVLHNLNNNIVALYTTEGSHCMDIVTAKEDDPKWLVDQRKREIEIITGWIQKYQEDLNGSAFGQKQGKRLNKTPNFRDSQNSDIV; encoded by the exons ATGAATAATATTCTTATAAATAAGTTGTTCCAATTTTCATTATGGCTCCTATTGATAATGTTCTTCTCTACTACAATTACCTCAGGTTGCTCGGCAACAGCATCATCATGGCTCCTCCGGCATAAAATCCGACATCAATTACAGGATACTTATAGCTCCTCCACCGCAATGAAAGCTACTACACGTAAAGATTTGGAAATCTTATACTATCCTCAAACAATAGATCATTTCAATTATCAACCAGAAAGTTATATGACATTTAAACAAAAGTACATGATTTATTCCAAGTATTGGGGAGGAGCAAAGGCGAATTCGCCTATATTTGTGTATCTTGGAGATGAGCAAGCAATGCCCGATAATCAAATTGATGGGTTAATTCTTCCAGACTTTGCAGCTAAACTTAAGGCTCTTGTGGTTATTATTGAG CATCGATTTTATGGAGTGTCAAAACCATTTGGAATGTCAATGGAGGAAATCATTAAAAATGCAACCGTTCGCGGGTATTTCAATTCTGCTCAGGCTATAGCTGATTATGCTGAAGTTATTTTGGATATCAAGAAAAGATTAAATGCACATTATTCACCGGTTATTGTTTTTGGAGGTTCTTATGGTGGAA TGCTTGCTTCATGGTTCCGACTCAAATATCCCCATATTGCTCTTGGAGCTCTAGCATCCTCAGCTCCTGTGCTATATTTTGATGACATAATTTCGCCTGATCGTGGCTACTTCTTCGTCGTCACTAAGgatttcaaa GAAGCCAGTAAGAGTTGCTATAAAACCATCCAAAAATCGTGGGCCGAAATCGACAAAATTGGATCAAACCCAAATGGGCTCTCTTACCTTAGTAGACTATTCAATACTTGTAT GCAATTGCAGGATACAAAGACATTGAAGGATTACTTGGAGAATATATATGAAGTAGTAGCGCAGTATAGTAACATGAAGAAAAGCCCTTCCATTATTTGCAAAGGAATAGATCATCAAGGAAAGAATGGGAAGAATGACATACTTGGTCGTATTTATCAAGGCGTTGTTGCTTATCTAAATGGAACTCAACATAATTGTACCAATACTAATTACTTTCAGCAATCTTTAGGTGAAACTGGTGTTGGATACACGTGGCAG ACATGTAGCGAGATGGTGATGCCGATAGCTCCGGGTACGAGCAAAAGGTCTATGTTTCCTCCTCAAGCTTTCAATTTGCAAGACTTCATGCAAAGTTGTAAGAGCAACTACAATGTTATGCCTCGTCCAAATTGGATAACAACTTACTACGGTGGACAT GATATGAAACTGGTCATTGAAAGATTTGGGTCTAACATTATTTTCTCTAACGGACTCAAAGATCCTTACAGCAGTGCAGG GGTGTTGCACAACTTAAATAACAACATTGTTGCTCTTTACACAACAGAAG GATCACACTGCATGGACATAGTTACAGCCAAAGAAGATGATCCTAAATGGTTGGTAGACCAACGAAAAAGAGAAATTGAGATCATTACTGGGTGGATCCAAAAATACCAAGAGGATCTTAATGGTAGCGCTTTTGGGCAGAAGCAGGGTAAGCGATTGAACAAGACCCCAAATTTTAGGGATTCTCAAAACTCAGA
- the LOC110791386 gene encoding uncharacterized protein isoform X2: MNNILINKLFQFSLWLLLIMFFSTTITSGCSATASSWLLRHKIRHQLQDTYSSSTAMKATTRKDLEILYYPQTIDHFNYQPESYMTFKQKYMIYSKYWGGAKANSPIFVYLGDEQAMPDNQIDGLILPDFAAKLKALVVIIEHRFYGVSKPFGMSMEEIIKNATVRGYFNSAQAIADYAEVILDIKKRLNAHYSPVIVFGGSYGGMLASWFRLKYPHIALGALASSAPVLYFDDIISPDRGYFFVVTKDFKEASKSCYKTIQKSWAEIDKIGSNPNGLSYLSRLFNTCMQLQDTKTLKDYLENIYEVVAQYSNMKKSPSIICKGIDHQGKNGKNDILGRIYQGVVAYLNGTQHNCTNTNYFQQSLGETGVGYTWQTCSEMVMPIAPGTSKRSMFPPQAFNLQDFMQSCKSNYNVMPRPNWITTYYGGHDMKLVIERFGSNIIFSNGLKDPYSSAGVLHNLNNNIVALYTTEVHSRITLHGHSYSQRR, encoded by the exons ATGAATAATATTCTTATAAATAAGTTGTTCCAATTTTCATTATGGCTCCTATTGATAATGTTCTTCTCTACTACAATTACCTCAGGTTGCTCGGCAACAGCATCATCATGGCTCCTCCGGCATAAAATCCGACATCAATTACAGGATACTTATAGCTCCTCCACCGCAATGAAAGCTACTACACGTAAAGATTTGGAAATCTTATACTATCCTCAAACAATAGATCATTTCAATTATCAACCAGAAAGTTATATGACATTTAAACAAAAGTACATGATTTATTCCAAGTATTGGGGAGGAGCAAAGGCGAATTCGCCTATATTTGTGTATCTTGGAGATGAGCAAGCAATGCCCGATAATCAAATTGATGGGTTAATTCTTCCAGACTTTGCAGCTAAACTTAAGGCTCTTGTGGTTATTATTGAG CATCGATTTTATGGAGTGTCAAAACCATTTGGAATGTCAATGGAGGAAATCATTAAAAATGCAACCGTTCGCGGGTATTTCAATTCTGCTCAGGCTATAGCTGATTATGCTGAAGTTATTTTGGATATCAAGAAAAGATTAAATGCACATTATTCACCGGTTATTGTTTTTGGAGGTTCTTATGGTGGAA TGCTTGCTTCATGGTTCCGACTCAAATATCCCCATATTGCTCTTGGAGCTCTAGCATCCTCAGCTCCTGTGCTATATTTTGATGACATAATTTCGCCTGATCGTGGCTACTTCTTCGTCGTCACTAAGgatttcaaa GAAGCCAGTAAGAGTTGCTATAAAACCATCCAAAAATCGTGGGCCGAAATCGACAAAATTGGATCAAACCCAAATGGGCTCTCTTACCTTAGTAGACTATTCAATACTTGTAT GCAATTGCAGGATACAAAGACATTGAAGGATTACTTGGAGAATATATATGAAGTAGTAGCGCAGTATAGTAACATGAAGAAAAGCCCTTCCATTATTTGCAAAGGAATAGATCATCAAGGAAAGAATGGGAAGAATGACATACTTGGTCGTATTTATCAAGGCGTTGTTGCTTATCTAAATGGAACTCAACATAATTGTACCAATACTAATTACTTTCAGCAATCTTTAGGTGAAACTGGTGTTGGATACACGTGGCAG ACATGTAGCGAGATGGTGATGCCGATAGCTCCGGGTACGAGCAAAAGGTCTATGTTTCCTCCTCAAGCTTTCAATTTGCAAGACTTCATGCAAAGTTGTAAGAGCAACTACAATGTTATGCCTCGTCCAAATTGGATAACAACTTACTACGGTGGACAT GATATGAAACTGGTCATTGAAAGATTTGGGTCTAACATTATTTTCTCTAACGGACTCAAAGATCCTTACAGCAGTGCAGG GGTGTTGCACAACTTAAATAACAACATTGTTGCTCTTTACACAACAGAAG TACATTCTAGGATCACACTGCATGGACATAGTTACAGCCAAAGAAGATGA